In Uranotaenia lowii strain MFRU-FL chromosome 2, ASM2978415v1, whole genome shotgun sequence, one genomic interval encodes:
- the LOC129743252 gene encoding mucin-2-like isoform X5, whose translation MKCSRLLLVTTGVSLFVIFGLIDAINAQRGTARFSQRGGSRSWTSPEDPASQLVSAESMGSRSSSSSSETPTFRRRTPPTGAAVGSRAAPQVQTSAQPRTRSRSRTPPTAQSRSIEVSRHDEEISSRRVSRERFTAQSRSDKVFRSESLREESEGLSEEEKVPSKRKSRGRNFGTERSTTVAAAERVGRRLNKLSKVELKQLDNVVSREESKVALRSDVQSRGKAKAAPVESQSEELTSEENYPEEFKQLLKSKHQEDKLRNLYVNKLDASTEKSYRKDETPRFKVKTLSTTTPGPTTTVKVITPRPVRTTVATTTVREPLSTKRPEVLRSRATSAPVTAAKVTRKPVASRSRSLPFSSSESPTTEDVTSVRPTKAYSRKPSVVSLLTSTTTSTTTTTRKPYSPAPRNASPNKRVFSTSTTLSPNIGISVGSSKRDNQFVISTLRNPAPFRAPSSQKKFRKPTASDYNNDVKPVAISARSKPPSPPQSVLKRSQSSASASRVSARFESSLKKTPVYTPTIPAFTSPSPTTAKVRLDGHSLLTTANASTAISTKTTTTNSTNFPSSANARLANEIDVDDDDLELHQSRPRGLKVQPDPGPGATKQGQVEPVAAGLTQSRMDVDAPGHKSSDTVSIFGALSEILSQPTESLPFLSSSTDAPSSSSSSSTSTTTTTTTTTTTTTTTTTTTTTTTPKPSTLRKPQAKVPKDIGSTTDSSNGLGTVFVNNDDPTTTTTVVNNIPTESDTAGIQSNTAVVDSANPELSMIPQLDDDSINLTDVENDISARILDIDEVPFPPTTTATTSFPTLTNSYDPILSAEDTSTPFSQTPKPPTTHATTTVIVEEPSTTTTAIAITSNTESMLTLSSPYFNTPLTDMADDFSTTYPMTTTANPITITTTNDPSDFVLDVRSSVARARSELESISTTSTTTMSAELEITTIFPSSSSSSTTTTPSSMLPSSSPAVTSGFDLLASTNVTKPSLTTTTHFTEPPPPPPPSTSSPSPPTATTLTATTTTTTTSSESPTTFTAIVTSAPMTGTTAIIDLLRRYNEENLLDTKVKSDAVFSLAMSRSKTGVPMEGGSTRRPDPLGPTRISLDFDSTTKNAPEDVRVSRPNAPDLILRWKPPMSSSSSTDMPAMRSTTEEEVADNTVPDNIVELKSIPKQNTESILNEIQSDTSPGSSDQESFDEFDLRIFSDLNPDNTSSTTASKAEVSEVNTYLTSTLLPVTELSTTTSTKPTTTTSSSTSTTTTTTTTPRPTTRTTTTTPRPAPTTTQPPVTTFRSSSFVTTSIRNLDLETNLKLLQQYLEANQKDIAATKAITTSTTAAAPSTTTTKRPPTTTSTTTTTTTTTTPKPTTTTTTRRTTAPTTTTSAPKPKSINTNGGQNSNGLFTPTTQRTRTTTYSDTEDLAFLRQLAKFLNLQQPTRATTKKPKTTTKPTTTTTTTTTTTTPRTTPTTTTTTTTTSTTTRRPTTTLPLSTVIVSKDDPDFLNDVRKLPDFAKPNPLLDSSLANRILQLAINRDPKSIPVGNQQNVLSSTPRVTTLSPIEVEQTKKQLDRELQSYNNDIKLLSTLLGRPVTGKDIPGLTNQLIPSTSRTTTRTTTTRTTSTTSATTPRKPAIDPILLQDLLQRQKQQHNSSPAVLANPELFGTTNEAILATVLKQRGIGPANTNANIEEILAKISPRNSATATVQPIITTTRVRPRPVPRPEPPPLQSSRPILDGLSWLWREWQATAPRPSRQRLPGSSLIASPPPAESFGLSGGFGGAGAGRSPQSQAYRDNGGLDPDAKPINPSVTEPPPSLFSGFGGINPGGQLLNAAIGVTRAVTQFLGVALQGAAKSFTGAFQAPPANEPDDLAYYRFSGR comes from the exons GCCCAGCGTGGTACTGCCCGGTTCAGCCAACGGGGTGGCAGTCGATCATGGACTTCTCCGGAAGACCCAGCAAGTCAGCTAGTCAGCGCTGAAAGCATGGGTAGccgcagcagtagcagcagcagcgagACACCAACTTTCCGGAGAAGGACACCTCCAACGGGGGCTGCTGTCGGGAGTAGAGCTGCACCTCAGGTGCAAACCTCTGCTCAACCTCGCACCCGTAGTCGCAGTCGAACCCCTCCAACGGCCCAGAGTCGATCGATTGAGGTTAGTAGGCATGATGAAGAGATTAGCTCTAGGAGGGTGAGTAGGGAGCGATTTACTGCTCAGTCGAGGAGTGATAAGGTGTTTCGGAGTGAGTCACTGAGAGAAGAGAGTGAAGGATTGTCGGAGGAAGAGAAGGTTCCTAGTAAGCGGAAATCTCGAGGAAGAAATTTTGGAACGGAACGCTCGACTACCGTTGCAGCTGCCGAGAGAGTAGGTAGGAGACTGAATAAGCTATCAAAGGTAGAGTTGAAGCAGCTGGACAATGTTGTTAGCAGGGAAGAATCGAAGGTTGCTTTGCGATCTGACGTTCAATCGAGGGGAAAGGCTAAGGCCGCTCCAGTGGAATCACAATCAGAGGAACTTACTTCGGAGGAGAACTATCCGGAAGAGTTTAAGCAACTGTTGAAGTCGAAGCACCAGGAAGATAAGTTACGGAATTTATACGTCAATAAGCTGGATGCATCCACCGAGAAGAGTTACCGTAAGGATGAGACCCCACGGTTTAAAGTTAAGACTTTGAGTACAACTACGCCTGGTCCGACGACAACCGTGAAGGTCATAACTCCTCGACCTGTAAGGACAACTGTTGCTACGACTACAGTAAGAGAGCCTTTGTCCACGAAAAGACCCGAAGTGTTGCGTTCTAGAGCTACTAGTGCTCCAGTAACGGCTGCTAAGGTGACCAGGAAGCCTGTGGCTTCAAGATCACGGAGCTTACCCTTTTCTTCGTCAGAATCTCCCACAACAGAAGACGTTACATCCGTACGACCTACTAAAGCCTACTCACGAAAACCGAGCGTAGTAAGTCTGCtaacatcaacaacaacttcGACTACAACCACTACCAGAAAGCCCTACTCTCCGGCTCCTCGCAATGCAAGCCCAAACAAGCGAGTGTTCTCAACGTCCACTACCCTATCGCCCAACATCGGAATCAGTGTAGGATCTTCTAAACGAGACAATCAGTTCGTTATCAGCACTCTACGTAATCCAGCCCCATTCCGGGCGCCATCCAGTCAGAAGAAATTCCGTAAGCCGACAGCCTCTGACTATAACAACGACGTCAAACCGGTGGCAATATCCGCCCGCTCCAAACCACCCTCGCCACCTCAAAGTGTC TTGAAACGCTCCCAATCGTCTGCGTCCGCCTCCAGGGTGTCGGCCCGGTTCGAGTCCAGTCTGAAGAAGACGCCGGTTTACACTCCGACCATTCCGGCGTTCACCTCGCCGTCTCCGACCACG GCGAAGGTTAGACTTGATGGCCACTCTTTGCTAACGACTGCTAACGCTTCCACCGCCATTTCCACCAAAACTACCACCACCAATAGCACCAACTTCCCTTCCAGTGCGAACGCAAGACTCGCCAACGAGATAGACGTAGATGATGATGATCTGGAGCTTCACCAGAGCCGACCTCGGGGCCTCAAGGTGCAACCGGACCCAGGCCCGGGGGCAACGAAGCAGGGTCAAGTTGAGCCAGTGGCCGCCGGTTTGACCCAGAGCCGCATGGACGTCGACGCACCGGGTCACAAATCGTCCGATACGGTGTCGATCTTCGGTGCCCTGTCCGAGATACTCTCGCAGCCAACAGAAAGTTTACCATTTTTGTCTTCTAGCACCGATGCACCGTCTTCTTCTAGCTCTTCTAGCACGTCTACGACGACAACTACTACGACTACAACAACCACCACTACTACAACCACAACCACAACCACCACCACCACTCCTAAGCCTAGCACTTTGCGAAAGCCCCAGGCCAAGGTACCCAAGGATATTGGTAGCACCACTGATAGTTCTAATGGCTTGGGCACAGTGTTTGTAAATAATGATGACCCAACTACCACCACTACTGTTGTAAATAATATTCCCACCGAAAGCGACACTGCTGGCATCCAATCGAATACGGCGGTGGTGGACAGCGCAAACCCCGAACTAAGCATGATACCCCAGTTGGATGATGATTCAATTAACCTAACCGATGTTGAGAACGATATTAGCGCGCGAATTTTGGATATTGACGAAGTTCCCTTTcccccaacaacaacagcaacaaccagTTTTCCAACGCTAACAAACTCCTATGATCCAATATTGTCCGCCGAGGACACGTCTACTCCTTTCTCTCAGACCCCTAAACCTCCAACTACTCACGCTACCACAACGGTCATTGTTGAGGAACCATCTACTACGACTACAGCCATCGCCATCACCTCGAATACTGAGAGCATGCTAACGTTGTCATCGCCATATTTTAATACGCCACTAACCGACATGGCTGATGATTTTTCTACGACCTATCCAATGACAACAACCGCGAATCCCATAACCATCACCACAACAAACGATCCATCCGATTTCGTCTTGGACGTCCGTAGTTCGGTAGCGAGAGCGCGATCGGAGCTTGAATCCATCTCCACCACATCTACTACAACCATGTCAGCGGAGCTTGAAATCACTACTATTTTCCCTAGCTCTAGCAGCAGCTCTACTACTACAACTCCATCTAGCATGCTTCCAAGCTCATCGCCTGCTGTGACCAGTGGTTTCGATTTGCTCGCTTCTACTAATGTTACTAAGCCATCACTGACCACAACAACCCATTTCACCGAACCTCCACCACCTCCACCTCCATCAACCAGTAGTCCTAGTCCTCCGACAGCGACGACGCTCACTGCTACAACTACTACCACCACAACCTCATCGGAATCACCGACGACCTTCACCGCAATCGTAACGTCGGCACCAATGACC GGAACAACGGCTATTATCGATTTGCTGCGTAGGTACAATGAGGAGAACTTGCTAGACACCAAGGTCAAATCGGATGCGGTTTTCAGTTTGGCCATGAGTCGTTCCAAGACCGGTGTACCGATGGAAGGTGGAAGCACTCGGAGACCGGACCCACTCGGTCCCACTCGGATATCGTTGGACTTTGATTCTACG accaAAAATGCTCCAGAGGATGTTCGAGTATCTCGTCCAAATGCTCCGGATTTGATTCTTAGATGGAAGCCGCCaatgtcgtcgtcgtcttcaACTGACATGCCAGCGATGCGATCCACCACAGAGGAGGAAGTTGCTGACAACACCGTTCCGGACAACATCGTTGAGCTGAAGAGCATTCCCAAGCAGAACACGGAATCAATCCTGAATGAAATCCAATCCGATACGTCCCCGGGCTCATCGGATCAGGAATCGTTCGACGAGTTTGATTTGCGCATTTTCTCGGATCTCAATCCGGATAACACATCTTCAACTACAGCTAGCAAGGCCGAAGTTTCCGAAGTTAACACCTATCTAACTTCTACGTTACTTCCCGTCACTGAACTGTCTACGACGACTAGTACAAAACCAACTACTACTACGTCTAGCTCAACTAGTACCACAACTACTACAACAACCACGCCACGGCCAACGACAAGAACAACCACAACGACTCCTCGTCCTGCACCCACAACAACACAACCACCGGTAACCACTTTCCGAAGTTCCTCATTCGTTACAACCTCAATCAGAAACCTAGACTTGGAAACGAATCTCAAACTGCTCCAGCAGTATCTTGAAGCCAATCAAAAGGATATCGCGGCTACCAAAGCGATTACAACGTCAACGACGGCTGCAGCACCTTCGACTACCACAACCAAAAGACCACCTACAACCACCAGCACTacaacaacaacgacgacgacgacaacgccAAAGCCAACTACGACCACAACAACCAGAAGAACTACCGCACCTACTACCACAACAAGTGCACCGAAGCCGAAGTCTATCAACACTAATGGTGGACAGAACTCGAACGGGCTGTTTACGCCGACGACGCAGCGGACTAGAACCACCACATACTCGGATACGGAGGATCTAGCTTTCTTG CGTCAACTTGCAAAGTTCCTGAATCTACAGCAACCTACCAGGGCAACAACCAAAAAGCCAAAAACCACTACGAAACCCACGACTACGACAACAACAACGACCACAACAACGACACCGAGGACGACTCCGACAACTACCACAACCACCACAACAACTTCTACTACCACTCGTAGACCAACGACAACCTTGCCCTTGAGTACCGTCATCGTCTCCAAGGATGATCCCGATTTTCTGAATGATGTG CGCAAACTTCCGGACTTCGCCAAGCCAAACCCGTTGCTCGACAGCTCTCTCGCCAACCGAATTCTTCAGCTAGCCATCAACCGGGATCCGAAGAGTATTCCTGTTGGGAATCAACAAAACGTTCTTTCTTCAACACCTAGAGTCACAACATTATCTCCGATTGAAGTTGAGCAAACCAAGAAACAACTGGACAGAGAACTTCAATCCTACAACAATGACATCAAGTTGCTGTCAACATTGTTGGGTCGTCCCGTTACCGGAAAAGACATTCCCGGTCTTACCAATCAACTAATTCCTTCAACAAGTCGAACCACCACTAGGACCACAACAACTCGAACGACATCCACCACATCGGCTACAACCCCAAGGAAGCCCGCAATCGATCCCATCCTTCTTCAGGATCTCCTGCAAAGGCAAAAACAGCAGCACAACTCAAGTCCCGCAGTCTTGGCCAACCCGGAACTGTTCGGAACCACAAATGAAGCCATCCTGGCGACGGTTCTCAAACAACGAGGCATCGGCCCAGCCAACACCAATGCCAACATCGAAGAGATCCTGGCAAAGATTTCACCTCGCAACAGTGCTACGGCCACGGTTCAACCAATCATCACCACAACAAGGGTAAGGCCGAGGCCTGTTCCACGACCGGAGCCTCCACCACTACAGTCTTCAAGGCCTATTTTAGACGGCCTCTCGTGGCTGTGGCGAGAATGGCAAGCGACAGCCCCGCGGCCATCACGCCAAAGGTTACCAGGGTCCTCCCTGATTGCTTCACCTCCACCGGCCGAAAGTTTCGGCCTGAGTGGTGGTTTTGGAGGTGCCGGTGCCGGTCGCTCGCCTCAGTCCCAGGCTTACCGGGACAATGGTGGGCTGGACCCCGATGCG AAGCCGATTAATCCGAGCGTTACGGAGCCACCGCCGTCGCTGTTCAGTGGATTTGGAGGGATCAACCCGGGAGGACAGCTGTTAAATGCAGCCATCGGTGTCACCCGGGCGGTCACCCAGTTCCTTGGAGTGGCACTGCAG
- the LOC129743252 gene encoding mucin-2-like isoform X6, translated as MKCSRLLLVTTGVSLFVIFGLIDAINAQRGTARFSQRGGSRSWTSPEDPASQLVSAESMGSRSSSSSSETPTFRRRTPPTGAAVGSRAAPQVQTSAQPRTRSRSRTPPTAQSRSIEVSRHDEEISSRRVSRERFTAQSRSDKVFRSESLREESEGLSEEEKVPSKRKSRGRNFGTERSTTVAAAERVGRRLNKLSKVELKQLDNVVSREESKVALRSDVQSRGKAKAAPVESQSEELTSEENYPEEFKQLLKSKHQEDKLRNLYVNKLDASTEKSYRKDETPRFKVKTLSTTTPGPTTTVKVITPRPVRTTVATTTVREPLSTKRPEVLRSRATSAPVTAAKVTRKPVASRSRSLPFSSSESPTTEDVTSVRPTKAYSRKPSVVSLLTSTTTSTTTTTRKPYSPAPRNASPNKRVFSTSTTLSPNIGISVGSSKRDNQFVISTLRNPAPFRAPSSQKKFRKPTASDYNNDVKPVAISARSKPPSPPQSVLKRSQSSASASRVSARFESSLKKTPVYTPTIPAFTSPSPTTTPKPPTTHATTTVIVEEPSTTTTAIAITSNTESMLTLSSPYFNTPLTDMADDFSTTYPMTTTANPITITTTNDPSDFVLDVRSSVARARSELESISTTSTTTMSAELEITTIFPSSSSSSTTTTPSSMLPSSSPAVTSGFDLLASTNVTKPSLTTTTHFTEPPPPPPPSTSSPSPPTATTLTATTTTTTTSSESPTTFTAIVTSAPMTVSRTTTSLPNLSDAKSDSPFIVTPRVRLSEHEPPSEYKPRFKDRPPIFGVAQTSTASTSTTTAPVSATSTSSSTPLTTPLTTTTTTTTTAKPRSRGIVVYGILPNNTVIRRIIGEDDEPSTTTTENPLVVFGIYPNGTIVRKYPNGTIVPDRPAKPRGGRIEITDIDPRDLRNPNSAIYRETTTFRPTVTLATSSSSTSLLSTTSTTTIVSTTTIPNEVTGTTAIIDLLRRYNEENLLDTKVKSDAVFSLAMSRSKTGVPMEGGSTRRPDPLGPTRISLDFDSTTKNAPEDVRVSRPNAPDLILRWKPPMSSSSSTDMPAMRSTTEEEVADNTVPDNIVELKSIPKQNTESILNEIQSDTSPGSSDQESFDEFDLRIFSDLNPDNTSSTTASKAEVSEVNTYLTSTLLPVTELSTTTSTKPTTTTSSSTSTTTTTTTTPRPTTRTTTTTPRPAPTTTQPPVTTFRSSSFVTTSIRNLDLETNLKLLQQYLEANQKDIAATKAITTSTTAAAPSTTTTKRPPTTTSTTTTTTTTTTPKPTTTTTTRRTTAPTTTTSAPKPKSINTNGGQNSNGLFTPTTQRTRTTTYSDTEDLAFLRQLAKFLNLQQPTRATTKKPKTTTKPTTTTTTTTTTTTPRTTPTTTTTTTTTSTTTRRPTTTLPLSTVIVSKDDPDFLNDVRKLPDFAKPNPLLDSSLANRILQLAINRDPKSIPVGNQQNVLSSTPRVTTLSPIEVEQTKKQLDRELQSYNNDIKLLSTLLGRPVTGKDIPGLTNQLIPSTSRTTTRTTTTRTTSTTSATTPRKPAIDPILLQDLLQRQKQQHNSSPAVLANPELFGTTNEAILATVLKQRGIGPANTNANIEEILAKISPRNSATATVQPIITTTRVRPRPVPRPEPPPLQSSRPILDGLSWLWREWQATAPRPSRQRLPGSSLIASPPPAESFGLSGGFGGAGAGRSPQSQAYRDNGGLDPDAKPINPSVTEPPPSLFSGFGGINPGGQLLNAAIGVTRAVTQFLGVALQGAAKSFTGAFQAPPANEPDDLAYYRFSGR; from the exons GCCCAGCGTGGTACTGCCCGGTTCAGCCAACGGGGTGGCAGTCGATCATGGACTTCTCCGGAAGACCCAGCAAGTCAGCTAGTCAGCGCTGAAAGCATGGGTAGccgcagcagtagcagcagcagcgagACACCAACTTTCCGGAGAAGGACACCTCCAACGGGGGCTGCTGTCGGGAGTAGAGCTGCACCTCAGGTGCAAACCTCTGCTCAACCTCGCACCCGTAGTCGCAGTCGAACCCCTCCAACGGCCCAGAGTCGATCGATTGAGGTTAGTAGGCATGATGAAGAGATTAGCTCTAGGAGGGTGAGTAGGGAGCGATTTACTGCTCAGTCGAGGAGTGATAAGGTGTTTCGGAGTGAGTCACTGAGAGAAGAGAGTGAAGGATTGTCGGAGGAAGAGAAGGTTCCTAGTAAGCGGAAATCTCGAGGAAGAAATTTTGGAACGGAACGCTCGACTACCGTTGCAGCTGCCGAGAGAGTAGGTAGGAGACTGAATAAGCTATCAAAGGTAGAGTTGAAGCAGCTGGACAATGTTGTTAGCAGGGAAGAATCGAAGGTTGCTTTGCGATCTGACGTTCAATCGAGGGGAAAGGCTAAGGCCGCTCCAGTGGAATCACAATCAGAGGAACTTACTTCGGAGGAGAACTATCCGGAAGAGTTTAAGCAACTGTTGAAGTCGAAGCACCAGGAAGATAAGTTACGGAATTTATACGTCAATAAGCTGGATGCATCCACCGAGAAGAGTTACCGTAAGGATGAGACCCCACGGTTTAAAGTTAAGACTTTGAGTACAACTACGCCTGGTCCGACGACAACCGTGAAGGTCATAACTCCTCGACCTGTAAGGACAACTGTTGCTACGACTACAGTAAGAGAGCCTTTGTCCACGAAAAGACCCGAAGTGTTGCGTTCTAGAGCTACTAGTGCTCCAGTAACGGCTGCTAAGGTGACCAGGAAGCCTGTGGCTTCAAGATCACGGAGCTTACCCTTTTCTTCGTCAGAATCTCCCACAACAGAAGACGTTACATCCGTACGACCTACTAAAGCCTACTCACGAAAACCGAGCGTAGTAAGTCTGCtaacatcaacaacaacttcGACTACAACCACTACCAGAAAGCCCTACTCTCCGGCTCCTCGCAATGCAAGCCCAAACAAGCGAGTGTTCTCAACGTCCACTACCCTATCGCCCAACATCGGAATCAGTGTAGGATCTTCTAAACGAGACAATCAGTTCGTTATCAGCACTCTACGTAATCCAGCCCCATTCCGGGCGCCATCCAGTCAGAAGAAATTCCGTAAGCCGACAGCCTCTGACTATAACAACGACGTCAAACCGGTGGCAATATCCGCCCGCTCCAAACCACCCTCGCCACCTCAAAGTGTC TTGAAACGCTCCCAATCGTCTGCGTCCGCCTCCAGGGTGTCGGCCCGGTTCGAGTCCAGTCTGAAGAAGACGCCGGTTTACACTCCGACCATTCCGGCGTTCACCTCGCCGTCTCCGACCACG ACCCCTAAACCTCCAACTACTCACGCTACCACAACGGTCATTGTTGAGGAACCATCTACTACGACTACAGCCATCGCCATCACCTCGAATACTGAGAGCATGCTAACGTTGTCATCGCCATATTTTAATACGCCACTAACCGACATGGCTGATGATTTTTCTACGACCTATCCAATGACAACAACCGCGAATCCCATAACCATCACCACAACAAACGATCCATCCGATTTCGTCTTGGACGTCCGTAGTTCGGTAGCGAGAGCGCGATCGGAGCTTGAATCCATCTCCACCACATCTACTACAACCATGTCAGCGGAGCTTGAAATCACTACTATTTTCCCTAGCTCTAGCAGCAGCTCTACTACTACAACTCCATCTAGCATGCTTCCAAGCTCATCGCCTGCTGTGACCAGTGGTTTCGATTTGCTCGCTTCTACTAATGTTACTAAGCCATCACTGACCACAACAACCCATTTCACCGAACCTCCACCACCTCCACCTCCATCAACCAGTAGTCCTAGTCCTCCGACAGCGACGACGCTCACTGCTACAACTACTACCACCACAACCTCATCGGAATCACCGACGACCTTCACCGCAATCGTAACGTCGGCACCAATGACCGTAAGTAGGACCACCACCTCTCTTCCAAATTTGTCCGATGCCAAGTCCGATTCCCCCTTTATTGTAACCCCTCGGGTACGATTATCTGAGCATGAACCTCCTTCGGAGTACAAACCAAGATTTAAAGATCGTCCTCCTATCTTCGGGGTTGCACAGACTTCCACCGCCAGCACCAGCACCACGACTGCACCCGTTTCAGCTACCAGCACCTCAAGTAGCACGCCACTCACCACACCACTAACAACTACCACAACCACAACGACAACTGCAAAACCGCGATCGCGTGGCATCGTCGTGTACGGAATTCTACCGAACAACACCGTCATCAGGCGCATCATCGGTGAAGACGACGAACCCTCTACTACCACCACCGAGAACCCGCTGGTAGTCTTCGGAATCTACCCGAACGGAACCATAGTCCGGAAGTACCCCAACGGAACGATCGTCCCGGATCGCCCAGCCAAACCACGAGGAGGTCGCATCGAGATCACCGACATCGATCCACGGGACTTACGTAACCCCAACAGTGCCATCTACCGGGAAACTACCACCTTCAGGCCCACGGTCACCTTAGCAACAAGCTCGTCGTCAACAAGCTTACTCTCAACAACTAGTACCACCACCATTGTTAGCACTACTACCATTCCGAACGAAGTCACG GGAACAACGGCTATTATCGATTTGCTGCGTAGGTACAATGAGGAGAACTTGCTAGACACCAAGGTCAAATCGGATGCGGTTTTCAGTTTGGCCATGAGTCGTTCCAAGACCGGTGTACCGATGGAAGGTGGAAGCACTCGGAGACCGGACCCACTCGGTCCCACTCGGATATCGTTGGACTTTGATTCTACG accaAAAATGCTCCAGAGGATGTTCGAGTATCTCGTCCAAATGCTCCGGATTTGATTCTTAGATGGAAGCCGCCaatgtcgtcgtcgtcttcaACTGACATGCCAGCGATGCGATCCACCACAGAGGAGGAAGTTGCTGACAACACCGTTCCGGACAACATCGTTGAGCTGAAGAGCATTCCCAAGCAGAACACGGAATCAATCCTGAATGAAATCCAATCCGATACGTCCCCGGGCTCATCGGATCAGGAATCGTTCGACGAGTTTGATTTGCGCATTTTCTCGGATCTCAATCCGGATAACACATCTTCAACTACAGCTAGCAAGGCCGAAGTTTCCGAAGTTAACACCTATCTAACTTCTACGTTACTTCCCGTCACTGAACTGTCTACGACGACTAGTACAAAACCAACTACTACTACGTCTAGCTCAACTAGTACCACAACTACTACAACAACCACGCCACGGCCAACGACAAGAACAACCACAACGACTCCTCGTCCTGCACCCACAACAACACAACCACCGGTAACCACTTTCCGAAGTTCCTCATTCGTTACAACCTCAATCAGAAACCTAGACTTGGAAACGAATCTCAAACTGCTCCAGCAGTATCTTGAAGCCAATCAAAAGGATATCGCGGCTACCAAAGCGATTACAACGTCAACGACGGCTGCAGCACCTTCGACTACCACAACCAAAAGACCACCTACAACCACCAGCACTacaacaacaacgacgacgacgacaacgccAAAGCCAACTACGACCACAACAACCAGAAGAACTACCGCACCTACTACCACAACAAGTGCACCGAAGCCGAAGTCTATCAACACTAATGGTGGACAGAACTCGAACGGGCTGTTTACGCCGACGACGCAGCGGACTAGAACCACCACATACTCGGATACGGAGGATCTAGCTTTCTTG CGTCAACTTGCAAAGTTCCTGAATCTACAGCAACCTACCAGGGCAACAACCAAAAAGCCAAAAACCACTACGAAACCCACGACTACGACAACAACAACGACCACAACAACGACACCGAGGACGACTCCGACAACTACCACAACCACCACAACAACTTCTACTACCACTCGTAGACCAACGACAACCTTGCCCTTGAGTACCGTCATCGTCTCCAAGGATGATCCCGATTTTCTGAATGATGTG CGCAAACTTCCGGACTTCGCCAAGCCAAACCCGTTGCTCGACAGCTCTCTCGCCAACCGAATTCTTCAGCTAGCCATCAACCGGGATCCGAAGAGTATTCCTGTTGGGAATCAACAAAACGTTCTTTCTTCAACACCTAGAGTCACAACATTATCTCCGATTGAAGTTGAGCAAACCAAGAAACAACTGGACAGAGAACTTCAATCCTACAACAATGACATCAAGTTGCTGTCAACATTGTTGGGTCGTCCCGTTACCGGAAAAGACATTCCCGGTCTTACCAATCAACTAATTCCTTCAACAAGTCGAACCACCACTAGGACCACAACAACTCGAACGACATCCACCACATCGGCTACAACCCCAAGGAAGCCCGCAATCGATCCCATCCTTCTTCAGGATCTCCTGCAAAGGCAAAAACAGCAGCACAACTCAAGTCCCGCAGTCTTGGCCAACCCGGAACTGTTCGGAACCACAAATGAAGCCATCCTGGCGACGGTTCTCAAACAACGAGGCATCGGCCCAGCCAACACCAATGCCAACATCGAAGAGATCCTGGCAAAGATTTCACCTCGCAACAGTGCTACGGCCACGGTTCAACCAATCATCACCACAACAAGGGTAAGGCCGAGGCCTGTTCCACGACCGGAGCCTCCACCACTACAGTCTTCAAGGCCTATTTTAGACGGCCTCTCGTGGCTGTGGCGAGAATGGCAAGCGACAGCCCCGCGGCCATCACGCCAAAGGTTACCAGGGTCCTCCCTGATTGCTTCACCTCCACCGGCCGAAAGTTTCGGCCTGAGTGGTGGTTTTGGAGGTGCCGGTGCCGGTCGCTCGCCTCAGTCCCAGGCTTACCGGGACAATGGTGGGCTGGACCCCGATGCG AAGCCGATTAATCCGAGCGTTACGGAGCCACCGCCGTCGCTGTTCAGTGGATTTGGAGGGATCAACCCGGGAGGACAGCTGTTAAATGCAGCCATCGGTGTCACCCGGGCGGTCACCCAGTTCCTTGGAGTGGCACTGCAG